The stretch of DNA CCCCGACCACCGCCAGGATCGCCACCAGCACGGCGCCAGGACCACGGCGCAGGTCACGCAGCACCGCTGGACGCCGAGGGGCACGGTGGCGAGGGCTACGGCGGCGCGCCCCGCGTGCTCGTTGGGGCCTCATCGCACGCCCCCGTCGCCGGATGCCGCCGTCCGCCGCAGCCGGACCGCCACTCCGACGAGCACGAGTGCCGCCGCGACGAACAGCGGCGCCGCAAAGGCCGCACCGGTGAACGCCAGCGAGGTGAGCGACGCCGATGACGTCGACGCCGTCGATCGTCCTGGCCGCCCTGCGTCGCGCCCGTCGATCGACGACGAGCCGGCGACGGGGTCCTCCGCACTCGCGGTCACCCCGAGCCCGACGGACGCCTCGAGCCCCATCAGTGCGTCGTCGGCCGATGCGCCCACGGTTCCGGCGACGGCGAGCTCGACGAGCAACCAGGTCGATCCGTCACCGTCGGGGTCGGAGACCGGCACACGGAGCGAGTCGGGCTCCCCGGGCTCGATCGACAGGACCCGCTGTCCGTCGTCGCAGACCGGCGCGGCGTCGAGTCCGCGCCACGGCCGCTCGCACGCCGTCACGGTGACCCGCAGCCCGTCCGGGTGCTCCACGAGGGCACCCTCCCGACGGAGCTCGACCTCGGTGCTGATCGGTCCGGCCCGGTCGACCCGGGTGTGCACCTGCCAGAACGCCGGTCGTCCGGGTCGCAGATCGGGTGCGTGCAGCGGGTACGGCGAGGCCTCGAGCACGAGTCCGCCGGGCTCACCGGTCTCGGGGACCGCCTGCCAGCCCGCCGCGACGGCAGCACCGCCGCTGCCGAGTCCGAGGACGGCGCAGAGGACCGCGCCGGCAGCCGCAGCACCGGCACGGGAGCCCGGCCGCGGACTCATCCCCGCGCTCCACGCTCGTCGTCACCGGGACCGTCACCGGGACCATCACCACCACCGGCTGCGCGTCGCGCCGGCCAGAACGACCAGACGATGAGCAGGCCGACGGTCGCCACCGCGAGCCCACGGGCAGCGGGTGTCGAGGACCACTGCAGCACGTGCCCGAGCACGGGAGCGGAGGCGATGGTGCGTCGGGCCTCCCGGACGACCGACGGATCGCGGTCGACGGTGTCGTTCGCGTCACCCCGTGTCGTCAGCGAGCGCGCGGCGGTGTCCCCCGGCACCCGGTCGACGGCGACCACGCGGTGGGTCACGGGCAGCGGCGACCCCGGCCGCGGCACGGTGACGACCTGCCCCGGACGGACGTCCGCCGCCGCGACCCGTTCGGTCACCACGACCGCCCCTGCGGGGATGGTCGGGCTCATCGACCCCGTGGTGACGACCACGAATGACAGTCCCGTGGTCGCCGCGACCGCCCACCACCCGACGCAGAGGAAACCGACGATGCCCGCCACCGCGACGACGACGGCGCGCACCCGGTGCAACAGCGTCGGCCGCTCGCGCGGAGGAGTGTCCCTCGACGCTCCCGCTGCGCTGACTGTTGCTGCCCGGGTCATTCGGACTCGGCGGAGAACTCCCACGCGGGCGTCACCGCGAGGCCCTGCAACGCCTCCACCGGCACGCCGGTTGGCATACGCGGTGTCTGCGGCAGTGAGATCTCGAAGCAGTACCGCTGCGGCGACGTGTTGGCGGCTCCGAGCCGCTGCGCGGTCGAAGCGACCGACGTGGCGAGCGGCCCGTCCGCCACGACGGTGGCGGTCGCGAAGGTCGAAGCCGCGCAGGCGGTCTGCGGAGCGGTGGCAGCGACCCGAACGTCGAGTGCCTCCCAGAGGAGTCCGGCATTCGCCGGGCCGCTGGCGACCGGCATCGACCGGACCGCCGAGAGTCGCACCGTGCCCGCGATCGAATCCTGCGTCGTCCGCAGCACCACCGAAGCGTAGGTGGTGTCGCCCGGCGAGAGCGCGATCGCGTCCGGTGTGAACGTCATCTCCTGCCCGGGAGCGGTCTCCGCCTGCGTCCAACCCGTATCGAGCGCACCCGTGACGTTCTGCTCGACCTCGAAGGTGGAGGTCGCGATCCCCGGTCCTCCGGTCCCGTTGCCGCCGAACACCCACTCGGTGTCCGTCCACGACGCGAGCGTGTACCCGACCCCGCCGACGACGAGGGCGCCGCCGGCGACGAGCGCCGCGACCTTCGTGCGCCGTGAAGCGGGCGCGCTGGACTGTCCTGACATCGTTGCTCCTGATCCGTGCGTGCGGACGCCGGTGGTGGGCCGGTCCG from Curtobacterium sp. SGAir0471 encodes:
- a CDS encoding signal peptidase I, whose product is MRAVVVAVAGIVGFLCVGWWAVAATTGLSFVVVTTGSMSPTIPAGAVVVTERVAAADVRPGQVVTVPRPGSPLPVTHRVVAVDRVPGDTAARSLTTRGDANDTVDRDPSVVREARRTIASAPVLGHVLQWSSTPAARGLAVATVGLLIVWSFWPARRAAGGGDGPGDGPGDDERGARG
- a CDS encoding acyl-CoA dehydrogenase, producing MSGQSSAPASRRTKVAALVAGGALVVGGVGYTLASWTDTEWVFGGNGTGGPGIATSTFEVEQNVTGALDTGWTQAETAPGQEMTFTPDAIALSPGDTTYASVVLRTTQDSIAGTVRLSAVRSMPVASGPANAGLLWEALDVRVAATAPQTACAASTFATATVVADGPLATSVASTAQRLGAANTSPQRYCFEISLPQTPRMPTGVPVEALQGLAVTPAWEFSAESE